The Rhizobium sp. CCGE531 genomic sequence GGTGCCGGCGGCTGAGCAATTCGACGCCGTGAAATCGTTGCTGGATGACGGTATCATCCGCCATGCCGGCTTGAGCGAAGTCTCCGTTGCCGACATCGAGGAAGCATCGAAGCGTTTCAAGGTGGTGACGGTGCAGAACCGCTACAATCTGGTCGATCGCACCAGCGAAGACGTGCTCGACTATTGCGAAAGGCATGGCATCGGCTTCATTCCCTGGTTCCCGCTGGCCGCCGGCGATCTCGCCAAGGAAGGCTCGCTGCTCGACAGCATTGCCAGGAAGCACAATGCCGCGCCGAGCCAGATCGCGCTTGCCTGGGTGCTGAAGCGCAGCCCGGTTATGCTGCCCATCCCCGGAACGGGCAAGGTCAAGCACCTCGAGGAAAACACCGCGGCGGTCGATATCGTCCTTTCCGACGAGGAGTTTGCCGCGCTGGACGCCGAAGGCAAGAAGGCGTTCAAGGCGGCCTGAGCCGAAAATTGTTTGGCCGGAGGGGCATGTGCTCCCCCGGCCGAGAGGTTGCCGAGGTGTCGGCCCGGCGCGACTTCCTTGCAAAAGCGGCCATCACAATCATGTGAATCACAGGTTTCGGCAAATTTCGACTGGAAAATAGGCGATAAAATGCCCAAATTGCCGGTGCTATGCGGGATTTTTGGCCTATGCGCATAAAAGCAATGCGCTTAGCGCATTGCTGCATTGCGAAAGCCGATCTGTTCATCCCGACCCTCTCGTTATATCTATTTGTTCGAAGGCAGCGCACTCCTCCTCCCAGCGCTCCTTCAATGATTGGCAACACTCCTCCTCCCAGTTGCCAATCCGGATCAAGAGCCCGATGCATCCTCCTCCCGCATCGGGCTCTTTTTTATTTTCAGCCCGATTATCAGTTAGCGGTGTTGGACGATAGCGTTGCGCCTTTGCAATGCCGTCGCGAATTAGCATCGCGTCATGAGCCAAAGAACCGCTGGAGCCGCTTGCGCCGTGGATATGCATGCGTAGAGTGGCGCAACATTCTGGCGGTAAGGAAAGGTTGCATGATGCAGCGCATGGCGGGTTCGCACCGATGGGGAAGGGCGCTTTTCCGAACCGCGGCCATGGTTGTGACCTTGTCTCTGGCCGCCTGTGGCCGCCCGATCGGCGTCATGCAGCCTGTTTCCGAAAACGTGCCGGGCACATCGAAGGTCGATCTCCTCGTCGCCACCACGCGCCTGCCGGACAAGGATCCGTCAATTCTTTTCTCGGGCGAACGTGGGCCAGGGCTGAAGGTGGATGCCGTCAGCGTTTCCATCCCGCCCGAGGCCAATCGCAAGGTCGGCCAGGTCCAGTGGCCGAGCCGCTTGCCCGGCAACCCCTTGAAGAATTTCGTTACCGTCGCCGTCAAGCCGCTGGCGGGCGAAACGGAGGGACGCGCCTGGGTGCATGCGGAGCTGCCGAAGGACAAGCGGGTGCTGATCTTCGTGCATGGCTTCAACAACCGCTATGAGGATGCGGTCTATCGCTTCGCGCAGATTATTCACGATTCGCATGCCGAAGTGGCGCCGATCGTGTTCACCTGGCCGTCGCGCGCCAGCATCTTCGACTATGCCTACGACAAGGAAAGCACCAACTATTCCCGCGATTCGCTTGAAGAACTGCTGCGGCGCGTCGCGGCCGATCCCTCTGTCGGCGATATCACCGTCATGGCGCATTCGATGGGCAGCTGGCTCGCGGTCGAATCCCTCCGGCAGATGGCGATCCGTAACGGCCGCGTCGCGCCGAAGATCAAGAACGTCATTCTGGCCTCTCCCGATCTCGACGTCGATGTCTTCGGGCGGCAGTTCGCGGCACTCGGCAAGGACAAGCCGCATTTCACGCTGTTCGTTTCGCGTGACGACCGCGCGCTCTCCCTCTCAAGGCGCATTTCCGGCAATATCGACCGCCTCGGCCAGATCGATCCAGCGGCCGAACCCTATCGCAGCGAACTGGAGAAGCAGGGCATCACCGTGCTCGATCTTACCAAGCTCAAGACCGGCGATGGCCTGAACCATGGCAAGTTCGCCGAAAGCCCGGAAGTGGTGAAGCTGATCGGGGCGCGGCTGATCGCCGGCCAGACGATCACCGATTCCGATGTCGGTATCGGCGATGCGGTCGGCGCCGTCGCCATGGGGGCTGCGCAAACGGTCGGCAGCGTGGCGGGCGCGGCGGTCAGCGCCCCGATTGCCATCTTCGATCCGCGCACCCGTCGGAACTATGGCGAACAATGGCGCCGTGTCGGTGCTTCCGCCGGCAATACCGTCGGCTCGCTGGGCGATAGCGTCGAGACGACCGGGAGCAATGTCGGGGAAGCACTGAAGCAATAACGCTATTGTCACGCGATGCCGAAGCCCATCGCGACCCTTCAACCCGCCTGAAAACGCCATAGCCACCTTGCTCAATCTGATATATCAGAGAGTCGCATCGGTTGACGCGCGACCTACTTGTGAGTGGCTTCAGACATGGGCGGCGACAGCCCAACCGGTGGCCGATATGATGGCCGGCATAAGGTCCACGGTCGACATGGCGCCGTTCCGCATCAACCGCTACCAGGAGGAAACAATGTCCGATATCGAAAAGCCCGTTGCACTGATCACCGGCGGTGGCCGCGGCATGGGTGAAGCGATCGCCCGCGAGCTTGCCGCCAATGGCTATCGCCTGGCGCTGATGTCGCCATCGGAGAGCTGCGAGACGCTGGCGGCCGAACTCGGCGGCGTCGCCTCGCGCGGCGTGGCGGAAAAGGCCGAGGATATCCAGGCGGTCTTCGATCTGGCGATGAAGAGCTATGGCCGCATCGACGCCGTGGTCAATCATACCGGCCATCCGCCGAAGGGCGATCTGCTCGATATCTCGGACGAGAGCTGGACGCTCGGCTCCGATATGATGATCCTGTCGCTCGTGCGCATGGCGAGGCTGGTGACGCCGGTCATGCTGAAGCAGGGCAAGGGCGCCTTCGTCAACATCACCACCTTTGCCGCCTACGAGCCGTCGCTGGTCTTCCCGGTATCCTGCACCTATCGCGCCGCGGCCGGCGCCTTCACCAAGCTCTATTCCGATCGCTATGCGGCCGACAATATCCGCATGAACTGCATCCTGCCCGGCTATATCGACAGCCTGAACCACAAGCCGGAAACCGCCGACAAAGTGCCGATGAAGCGCATCGGCCTGATGAGCGAGATCGCCAAGACGGCAGCCTTCCTGCTGTCGGATGGCGCCGGTTACATTACCGGCCAGAATATCCGCGTCGATGGCGGCATTACGCGACACGTCTGATTGGAGCATATGAGATGAGATGGAAGCGCACGATCCAGCTGCTGGATGTTCATTGCGAGGGAGAAATCGGCAGGGTTGCCATCGGCGGCGTGCCGAAGATCCCGGGCAACAGCATTGCCGAGCAGCTGCATTGGCTGAATACCGATCCCAAGGGCCAGGAGCTGCGCCGCTTTCTCGTGCTGGAGCCGCGCGGCGCGCCGATCGGCTCCGTCAACCTGCTGCTGCCGGCGAAGCACCCCGACGCCGATGCCGGTTTCATCATCCTGCAGCCGGATCAGGCGCATGCGAGCTCGGGTTCGAATTCCATCTGCGTGACCACGGCCCTGCTCGAATCCGGTATCGTCGAGATGAAGGAGCCGGAAACGGTGGTCACGCTCGATACGGCCGCCGGCCTTGTCCGCGCCACGGCGACCTGCCGCGACGGCCGTTGCGAGAAGGTGCGGCTGACCATGGTGCCGTCCTTCGTGCATGAGCTGGACGTCGAGCTCGACACGCCGCAATGGGGTAAGATCAAGCTCGATCTCTGCTATGGCGGCATCTTCTATGGGCTCGTCGATGTCGGCCAGATTGGTCTGACGATCGAAAAGACCAATGCGGCGGCCCTCGTTCAGGCCGGCATGATCATCAAGGATGCGATAAATCGGGCAATGACCGTGGTTCATCCGGAAATTCCGGCGATCTCGGGCGTCGCCTATGTGATGTTCCGCGACATCGACGCCGATGGCGCTATTCGCACCTGCACGACCATGTGGCCCGGCCGCGCCGACCGCTCGCCCTGCGGCACGGGCAACTCCGCCAATCTGGCGACCCTGCATGCTCGCGGCAAGGCCAAGGTCGGCGATGTCTTCAAATCCCGCTCGATCATCGGTTCGGAGTTCGAGGTGGGCTTGCAGGCGGTGACCGAGGTCGCCGGCAGGCCGGCCATTATCCCGACGATCACCGGCCGCGGCTTCACCTTCGGTCTCAGCCAGGTGGCGCTCGATCCCTTCGACCCCATGGCGGAAGGCTTCGCCATGACGGATGTCTGGGGGCCTTCGGCGGGGGATATTTGAGAGAGGGCAATCGACTCCCGTCGCATGGAAAGTTTTGCCCCTCACCCTAACCCTCTCCCCGCATGCGGGGTGAGGGGACTAGTTCTGCATTCTCGTCTAAGTAAATTGCTGGTAGGGAGAGGCTGTGGGTGCGTCCATCCCCTTCGCCCCGCTTGCGGGGAGAGGTGGCCGCCCTTCGACAAGCTCAGGGCGCCGGATGAGGGGCCTTTTCGGCCAACCTCCTACCCCTTCGGATAAATCACACCCTTGCGCAGGATGATATTGCCATAGAGCCTTGGCTCGCTGGTCTGTATCAGCGCATGCGCCTGCTTCACCCGCTCGTAGAATTCCGCCGGCAGCAGCGGCACGACCCTGATCTCGGGCACATGCCGGGCGCAGCACTCGATCATCTCGGCGTGGACGGGATCGACGGCGTCGCGGTCCTGACGGACGGTGGCGCGGAAAATCGCCTGCGGCACGAAATCGTCGATCGGCAGCACGCTCAGCACGGCATCGAGCACGCGGATGACGCCGTGGCCGTCGAGACGGATGAGGCGGCGCCCATGCTCGAGGCCGGGATAGTTGCCGTCGACAAGAGCGATTTCGTCGCCATGGCCCATGGCGCGCAGTGTCGCCAGCAGCTCGGGGCTCAATAGCGGGTCAATGCCCTTCAGCATGCTCAATCTCCTTGAAAAGAACGTTCTGGTCGATCAGGTAGCGCGCGAAGATCGGCAGGCTGGCGGCGCCGATGGCGCGTGCCTGTGGCCCCACGGCCCCCTCGATGATCTCGGGCATAACGACGCCTTGGAGATCGAGTTCCGCGGCCGCCCTGGTTGTCGCGCGCACCACGCGTTCCCGCACCCAATCGGGGAAGCCGCCGTCGATGACGGCGGCGCTGAAATCGATGACCGAGGCGGACGCGACGATCGCCTGCGCCAAGGCCTTGGCCGTATCCTGGATCCAGATTTCCAATGGCTCGCCGAAGTCGATCCAATTGTCTGCCGAATACCAGAGAGGTTGCGGGTCGAAGCCATGATCGCGCAAAAGGTTCTCGAGCACGAAGATCGAGGCGATTTCCAGAAGCTGGCGGTTCTCGCCATTACGGCCGCGCACGGGCAGCGGGCCGAGCGCACCGGCCGTGCCGGTCCGTCCGACGAAGGTCGACGAATTAAGGACGATGCCGCCGCCGAGGAAGGAGCCGATGAAGAAATAGACGAAATCCGGATAGCGTGGGCCGACGCCGAAGACGAGTTCGGCGCCGCAGGCACTGGTGGCGTCGTTCTGCAGCATCACGGGGTAGGGCACGCGCGAGGCGATTTCGGCCCGCAGGTCGAAGCCGCGCCAGACGTCCATGGCCCCGGGCGGCGATCCGACCTGCTCGGCCCAATTCCACAGTTCGAACGGCGCGGCGACGCCGATCCCGGCGATTTTCTGCCGCTGGTCCTCGCTGAGGCGTCCCTCCAGCTTCCATACGCCGGCCGTGACGAAGGCGAGAATGTCCTGCGGCATGGGATAGGGATAGGTTTGATGAAGCTGCATCCTGATGCCGCCGACAAAATCCATCAGCACCAGATCGGCGCTGCGCCGGCCGATCTTCACTCCGAAGGAGAGCACCGCGTCAGGGTTGAGGCGCATGGGAATGGATGGCTGCCCGACGCGCCCGCGAACAGGTGCGTCGCGAGACAATAGGCCGTCCTTCTCCAGTTCCCGCATGATGACGGAAACGGTTTGCGCCGAAAGGCCGCTGCGCCTGGCGATATCGGCCTTCGAAAGCGCGCCGTGACGGCGCACGAGCGACAGGACGAGCCGTTCGTTATGGGCGCGCACGCCGAGCTGGTTCGCACCCCCGCTGGGGTCGAGAATCGCTGGTGTTGTGGGTGTTTCCTCAGGGTCGTGCACGAGAGACATGAGCCTGCTCCTTCCATCATGGCCATGCCTTAATTTTTTCCAGAATGCCACATCGAATTAATAATTCAATCCGATTTATTTATTGACAGGTCGAAATCTTTAGGCTCAGATATGGGCGTTGAGGATGTGCATATGGCCTTGGAGGAGGTCCACCGAAAATAATCCGACAGGCATTGCGCATCTCTACGCCGGGCTCCGCTCCGTGATTGCCGGACGGTCTGGCCTTTCAAACATCGGGAGGATTGAATGAAGAAATCTGTTATTTCCGCCGCGCTCGCCGCTCTTGCGATCGGCGTTGCCTTCGCCGCACCCGCCAAGGCTGCCGGCGTATCCGCCTGCCTCATCACCAAGACCGATACCAATCCCTTCTTCGTCAAGATGAAGGAAGGCGCGACCGCCAAGGCCAAGGAACTCGGCGTGACGCTGAAGTCCTATGCCGGCAAGATCGACGGTGACAGCGAAAGCCAGGTCGCCGCCATCGAAAGCTGCATCGCCAGCGGCGCCAAGGGTATTCTGATCACCGCTTCCGACACGAAGGGCATCGTTTCCTCGGTCAAGAAGGCACGCGATGCCGGCCTGCTGGTCATCGCGCTTGACACGCCTCTGGAACCGGCTGACGCCGCCGACGCGACCTTCGCCACCGACAACCTTCTTGCCGGCAAGCTGATCGGCGAATGGGCTAACAAGACGCTGGGCGCCAAGGCCAAGGACGCCAAGATCGGCTTCCTCGACCTGACGCCGTCGCAGCCTTCCGTCGACGTGCTGCGCGACCAGGGCTTCATGATCGGCTTCGGCATCGACCCGAAGGATCCGAACAAGATCGGCGACGAAACCGATGCGCGCATCGTCGGCCATGATGTCACCAACGGCAACGAGGAAGGTGGCCGCAAGGCCATGGAAAACCTCCTGCAGAAGGATTCCAGCATCAACGTCATCCACACGATCAACGAACCGGCCGCTGTCGGCGCCTATCAGGCCCTGAAGGCCGTCGGTTTGGAAAAGCAGGTTCTGATCGTGTCCGTTGACGGCGGTTGCCCGGGTGTCAAGTCCGTCAAGGAAGGCGTGATCGGCGCCACGTCACAGCAGTATCCGTTGATGATGGCTGCCCTCGGCGTCGAGGCGATCAAGAAGTTCGCCGATAACGGCGAAAAGCCGAAGCCGACCGAAGGCAAGTCCTTCTTCGACACCGGCGTCTCGCTGGTGACGGACAAGCCGGTTTCCGGCCTGAAGTCGATCGACACCAAGGAAGGCACGGCAAAGTGCTGGGGCTAAGCCTCATCCTGAATTTGGCGTGATCCAATCCGAAAGCCGCTTCACACTTTTCGCTGAAGCGGTCCTTCGGTTCGCGATTGTGCCTTCCTGACATCAACGCCGGCCGGACCTCAGATCCGGCCGGTTTCAACACCCGGCGGTTTCCGCGTATAATTCGGCGCGGCAGCGGAGGAATACAATGACCGGAGCACAGGAATTCGAGCGTGTTCTCGATGGCAGCGACAAGAATGTCGCCTCGTTCGAGCACCAGGATGTTTCTCTTCTCAAACGCATGCAGCATTTCTTGCATTCGACGCCGGCCGCCGTGCCGTTGATCGTATTGGTGATGGCGATCATTATC encodes the following:
- a CDS encoding 4-hydroxyproline epimerase, with product MRWKRTIQLLDVHCEGEIGRVAIGGVPKIPGNSIAEQLHWLNTDPKGQELRRFLVLEPRGAPIGSVNLLLPAKHPDADAGFIILQPDQAHASSGSNSICVTTALLESGIVEMKEPETVVTLDTAAGLVRATATCRDGRCEKVRLTMVPSFVHELDVELDTPQWGKIKLDLCYGGIFYGLVDVGQIGLTIEKTNAAALVQAGMIIKDAINRAMTVVHPEIPAISGVAYVMFRDIDADGAIRTCTTMWPGRADRSPCGTGNSANLATLHARGKAKVGDVFKSRSIIGSEFEVGLQAVTEVAGRPAIIPTITGRGFTFGLSQVALDPFDPMAEGFAMTDVWGPSAGDI
- a CDS encoding alpha/beta hydrolase, whose amino-acid sequence is MMQRMAGSHRWGRALFRTAAMVVTLSLAACGRPIGVMQPVSENVPGTSKVDLLVATTRLPDKDPSILFSGERGPGLKVDAVSVSIPPEANRKVGQVQWPSRLPGNPLKNFVTVAVKPLAGETEGRAWVHAELPKDKRVLIFVHGFNNRYEDAVYRFAQIIHDSHAEVAPIVFTWPSRASIFDYAYDKESTNYSRDSLEELLRRVAADPSVGDITVMAHSMGSWLAVESLRQMAIRNGRVAPKIKNVILASPDLDVDVFGRQFAALGKDKPHFTLFVSRDDRALSLSRRISGNIDRLGQIDPAAEPYRSELEKQGITVLDLTKLKTGDGLNHGKFAESPEVVKLIGARLIAGQTITDSDVGIGDAVGAVAMGAAQTVGSVAGAAVSAPIAIFDPRTRRNYGEQWRRVGASAGNTVGSLGDSVETTGSNVGEALKQ
- a CDS encoding sugar ABC transporter substrate-binding protein — encoded protein: MKKSVISAALAALAIGVAFAAPAKAAGVSACLITKTDTNPFFVKMKEGATAKAKELGVTLKSYAGKIDGDSESQVAAIESCIASGAKGILITASDTKGIVSSVKKARDAGLLVIALDTPLEPADAADATFATDNLLAGKLIGEWANKTLGAKAKDAKIGFLDLTPSQPSVDVLRDQGFMIGFGIDPKDPNKIGDETDARIVGHDVTNGNEEGGRKAMENLLQKDSSINVIHTINEPAAVGAYQALKAVGLEKQVLIVSVDGGCPGVKSVKEGVIGATSQQYPLMMAALGVEAIKKFADNGEKPKPTEGKSFFDTGVSLVTDKPVSGLKSIDTKEGTAKCWG
- a CDS encoding SDR family oxidoreductase; this translates as MSDIEKPVALITGGGRGMGEAIARELAANGYRLALMSPSESCETLAAELGGVASRGVAEKAEDIQAVFDLAMKSYGRIDAVVNHTGHPPKGDLLDISDESWTLGSDMMILSLVRMARLVTPVMLKQGKGAFVNITTFAAYEPSLVFPVSCTYRAAAGAFTKLYSDRYAADNIRMNCILPGYIDSLNHKPETADKVPMKRIGLMSEIAKTAAFLLSDGAGYITGQNIRVDGGITRHV
- a CDS encoding ROK family transcriptional regulator; this encodes MSLVHDPEETPTTPAILDPSGGANQLGVRAHNERLVLSLVRRHGALSKADIARRSGLSAQTVSVIMRELEKDGLLSRDAPVRGRVGQPSIPMRLNPDAVLSFGVKIGRRSADLVLMDFVGGIRMQLHQTYPYPMPQDILAFVTAGVWKLEGRLSEDQRQKIAGIGVAAPFELWNWAEQVGSPPGAMDVWRGFDLRAEIASRVPYPVMLQNDATSACGAELVFGVGPRYPDFVYFFIGSFLGGGIVLNSSTFVGRTGTAGALGPLPVRGRNGENRQLLEIASIFVLENLLRDHGFDPQPLWYSADNWIDFGEPLEIWIQDTAKALAQAIVASASVIDFSAAVIDGGFPDWVRERVVRATTRAAAELDLQGVVMPEIIEGAVGPQARAIGAASLPIFARYLIDQNVLFKEIEHAEGH
- a CDS encoding aldo/keto reductase, whose product is MSAFDAAKSGQFKIGGDLPVHRLGFGAMRITGAGIWGEPEDHDEAVRTLRRLPELGINFIDTADSYGPDVSERLIKEALHPYGHGLVVATKGGLTRTGPNVWVPLGRPEYLIQQAHKSLHNLGVDRIDLWQLHRIDPKVPAAEQFDAVKSLLDDGIIRHAGLSEVSVADIEEASKRFKVVTVQNRYNLVDRTSEDVLDYCERHGIGFIPWFPLAAGDLAKEGSLLDSIARKHNAAPSQIALAWVLKRSPVMLPIPGTGKVKHLEENTAAVDIVLSDEEFAALDAEGKKAFKAA
- a CDS encoding RbsD/FucU family protein translates to MLKGIDPLLSPELLATLRAMGHGDEIALVDGNYPGLEHGRRLIRLDGHGVIRVLDAVLSVLPIDDFVPQAIFRATVRQDRDAVDPVHAEMIECCARHVPEIRVVPLLPAEFYERVKQAHALIQTSEPRLYGNIILRKGVIYPKG